In Marinilabiliales bacterium, the genomic stretch TCGGAGGTAATCGAACCTTTCATGGAGGAACTGGAGCCGGGCACGCGGATCAGGTTTACAGGAGCGGCAGAGATAAACCGCCTGCAGGATCTGCCTGACCCCCTCAGATTAATTCCAATTCAAATATCGGTTTCAGATGGAGAATAGCGAATCAACCGCCATACCGGTACTTGAAGCCCGGAATATCTCAAAGGAATTTTCCGGCAACTATGCATTGATTGATGTTAACCTTAAGGTCTATCCCGGAAAGGTGAACGCCCTCGTGGGCGAGAATGGTGCAGGCAAATCGACGCTTATGAAGATCTTTGCCGGGGTTTACACCGGGTATACAGGAGAGGTGCTGTACCGGGAAGAAATGGTCAGTTTCCGAAGTACGGCCGAGGCCCAGGCAAGCGGAATTGCTATTATTCACCAGGAGCTGAACCTTGTCCATAACATGACCGTTGCCGAGAACATCTTTCTCGGCAGGGAGCCGCTTACGCGGATCGGACTGACAGATTACAGGAAGATGCATGAAGTGGCCGCGGAGCTGATGCGGAGGCTTCACCTCGATGTTGATCCCGGCACTCCCGTCTACCAGTTGCGTACGGGTCAGCAACAGCTTGTTGAAATAGCCCGGGCCCTGCACTTTGATTCAAGGGTCCTCATTATGGATGAGCCCACCTCTTCGCTGAGCGAGAGCGAGACCGCGCTGCTTTTCAGGATTATCAGGGGACTGAAGGAGAAGGGGGTGGCTATAATATACATTTCCCACAAGATTGATGAGCTTCTTGATATAGCCGATAATTTTACCGCGCTCAAAGACGGCCGGGTTACCGGCAGCATGGATATAACCAGGAACATTGTAAGCGACGACATCATCAGGATGATGGTGGGCCGCGACATCATGATGAGGGAAAGGAGAGCCGGTGCTGCTAATGGTCACGTAGATGGCAGGGAAGCCGGTAAAGAACTGCTGAGGGTCTCCAACCTGGTGTTCAGGAACCCCAGGCTCAAGCCGGAGTTTCTGGTAAACGATGTCAGCTTCAGCCTTGACCGTGGGGAGATACTGGGGGTTAGCGGACTGATGGGGGCTGGCCGTACGGAAATGCTGGAGGCTATTTTCGGTCTTCATTGTAAATATGTATCGGGCAACATTTCAGTTGAAGGCAGTCCCGTCAGGATAAACAGCGTTCAGGACGCCATCAGGGCCGGTATGGCGCTTGTGCCGGAGGACAGGCAGCTGCAGGGACTTATAATGGAGATGGATGTTGCAGCAAACACCACCCTGGTCAGCCTGAAAAAAGTGCTGTCACTGGGTTTCATTGACCGGAAAAAAGAGATGCAGCTATGCAGACGGTTCAGGGAGAAGCTGAACATAAGGTTGGCGTCGTTCGAACAGGAGGTGGCAACCCTGAGCGGCGGCAACCAGCAGAAGGTGGTGATTGCCAAATGGCTTGCCGCCGGTCCGAAAATTCTTTTACTTGACGAACCTACCCGCGGCGTTGATATCGGAGCCAAACAGGAGATATATAATATCATTGAAGAACTTGCCGCAGGCGGTATGGGCATAATCCTGGTCTCATCAGAACTGCCCGAGATTCTTTCGTTATGCGACAGGATACTGGTGTTTTCCTCCTCACGGCTTACAGCAACGCTGACAAGGGAGGAGGCCACCGAAGAGGTCATTATGAAAGCGGCCACGGCAAACCTTTAATAGTTGAAGGAAAATCTGATATTGGAAGAAATGGCTTAAATAATTGACAACAAGCG encodes the following:
- a CDS encoding sugar ABC transporter ATP-binding protein, coding for MENSESTAIPVLEARNISKEFSGNYALIDVNLKVYPGKVNALVGENGAGKSTLMKIFAGVYTGYTGEVLYREEMVSFRSTAEAQASGIAIIHQELNLVHNMTVAENIFLGREPLTRIGLTDYRKMHEVAAELMRRLHLDVDPGTPVYQLRTGQQQLVEIARALHFDSRVLIMDEPTSSLSESETALLFRIIRGLKEKGVAIIYISHKIDELLDIADNFTALKDGRVTGSMDITRNIVSDDIIRMMVGRDIMMRERRAGAANGHVDGREAGKELLRVSNLVFRNPRLKPEFLVNDVSFSLDRGEILGVSGLMGAGRTEMLEAIFGLHCKYVSGNISVEGSPVRINSVQDAIRAGMALVPEDRQLQGLIMEMDVAANTTLVSLKKVLSLGFIDRKKEMQLCRRFREKLNIRLASFEQEVATLSGGNQQKVVIAKWLAAGPKILLLDEPTRGVDIGAKQEIYNIIEELAAGGMGIILVSSELPEILSLCDRILVFSSSRLTATLTREEATEEVIMKAATANL